The proteins below come from a single Arthrobacter sp. zg-Y1171 genomic window:
- a CDS encoding serine hydrolase, translated as MSKHRRMAVAVLAAAAVLAAGLLAAPWTPRLSTQVSGDAALTDAVRPLLQKPADAVSVAYLENGDVRFAGFGADERTEFEIGSVSKTFTAALLADAVERGEVTLETTVAEILGPELRDPEAEIGAVTLAELASHRSGLPRLATDPGAMVSLLAGTVLHRDPYTASPAEVLEQAQSASVGGRGAVAYSNLGYAFLGQLLARAAGMEYTDLLEQRIFEPLGMKDTYVPMTADNLRPDAPTGRNASGLPEGAWTGNGGAPMGGIRSTAADMSLYLQALLAETAPGSRALEPQWDTGEDGEQVGLAWFTQASPSSGRAATWHNGMTGGFSAMAAMDREAGTAVLILSNVAAGQEEAALALLKEGL; from the coding sequence ATGTCCAAACACAGACGCATGGCCGTGGCCGTCCTGGCTGCTGCAGCGGTACTGGCCGCCGGGCTCCTTGCTGCCCCGTGGACGCCGCGCCTGTCGACGCAGGTTTCCGGGGATGCAGCCCTCACCGATGCTGTCCGGCCCCTGCTGCAGAAACCTGCCGATGCGGTCAGTGTGGCATACCTCGAAAACGGCGATGTCCGGTTTGCCGGATTCGGTGCCGACGAGCGGACCGAGTTCGAAATCGGTTCGGTGTCCAAGACATTCACTGCAGCGCTGCTCGCGGACGCCGTCGAGCGCGGCGAGGTGACGTTGGAGACCACCGTTGCCGAGATCCTGGGTCCGGAGCTGCGGGATCCGGAAGCCGAAATCGGCGCCGTCACCCTGGCCGAGCTGGCCAGCCACCGTTCGGGGCTTCCCCGGCTTGCCACCGATCCGGGAGCGATGGTCTCCCTGCTTGCCGGCACCGTGCTCCACCGCGACCCCTACACCGCCTCGCCTGCCGAGGTGCTGGAGCAGGCACAGTCTGCGTCGGTGGGCGGAAGGGGAGCGGTGGCCTACTCCAACCTCGGGTATGCCTTCCTCGGGCAGCTGCTCGCCAGGGCAGCCGGGATGGAATACACCGACCTGCTGGAGCAGCGGATTTTCGAGCCACTGGGAATGAAGGATACGTACGTGCCAATGACGGCCGACAACCTACGTCCCGATGCTCCGACCGGCCGGAATGCAAGCGGACTGCCAGAGGGTGCCTGGACCGGCAACGGCGGGGCGCCGATGGGTGGGATCCGGTCTACCGCAGCGGATATGTCGCTCTACCTCCAGGCACTGCTGGCGGAGACTGCTCCGGGTTCCCGTGCCCTGGAACCGCAGTGGGATACCGGTGAGGACGGAGAGCAGGTGGGCCTGGCATGGTTCACCCAGGCCTCTCCCTCGAGTGGGCGGGCTGCGACCTGGCACAACGGCATGACCGGAGGTTTCTCGGCAATGGCGGCAATGGACCGCGAGGCGGGCACGGCGGTGCTGATCCTCTCCAACGTGGCTGCCGGGCAGGAAGAAGCTGCCTTGGCTTTGTTGAAGGAAGGTCTCTGA
- a CDS encoding helix-turn-helix domain-containing protein: MTAGDDARLEALEARVAALEQRAEAAEPTSAADGTSASDGADVFWALEGVRKRYPEPGAVLFTGTATTAAGAHYEYQYGLETGHLLDVDWTQFAETLASLGHPIRLAVLRAVLGGTETVAELVEELGSGTSGQIYHHVHQLAASGWLAPHARSRYQIPPARVIPLLAILTAASGGN, encoded by the coding sequence ATGACTGCAGGAGACGACGCCCGGCTGGAGGCGCTGGAAGCACGCGTGGCAGCCCTGGAGCAACGCGCGGAAGCCGCGGAGCCGACGTCGGCCGCGGACGGGACGTCGGCCTCGGACGGGGCAGACGTGTTCTGGGCCCTCGAAGGGGTGCGGAAGCGCTATCCGGAGCCGGGAGCCGTGCTGTTCACCGGCACCGCCACTACCGCCGCCGGTGCCCACTACGAGTACCAGTACGGGTTGGAGACCGGGCATCTGCTCGACGTCGACTGGACGCAGTTCGCCGAAACCCTTGCCTCCCTCGGCCATCCCATCCGGCTTGCCGTGCTCCGCGCCGTGCTCGGCGGAACCGAGACCGTGGCAGAACTGGTGGAGGAACTGGGTTCCGGAACCTCCGGACAGATTTACCACCACGTTCACCAGCTGGCCGCCTCGGGATGGCTCGCACCGCACGCCCGGTCCCGCTACCAAATCCCGCCGGCCCGGGTCATCCCGCTGCTGGCGATTCTGACCGCTGCCTCCGGAGGTAACTGA
- a CDS encoding glyoxalase/bleomycin resistance/extradiol dioxygenase family protein, whose amino-acid sequence MKIYNPQVILFVADVARAARFYAALGFTEEFRATGAGTAPVKIEMSLEGFELGLALPGPAAEAHGLTPVTAGHRVCLTLWTDDAAAAYTAALDAGAKDLQGPHPFLDGKLRVAFVEDFDGHPIQFAERKTTSGRSGAAAGTRDSCTTTGS is encoded by the coding sequence GTGAAAATCTACAATCCGCAGGTCATCTTGTTCGTCGCCGACGTCGCGCGGGCGGCACGCTTCTACGCGGCCCTCGGCTTCACTGAAGAGTTCCGCGCAACGGGAGCAGGGACAGCACCCGTCAAAATCGAAATGTCATTGGAAGGCTTCGAACTCGGGCTCGCTCTGCCTGGACCGGCGGCCGAAGCCCACGGGCTCACCCCGGTCACGGCCGGACACCGTGTGTGCCTCACGCTCTGGACGGATGACGCCGCAGCCGCCTACACAGCTGCGCTCGACGCCGGAGCAAAAGACCTTCAAGGACCGCACCCGTTCCTGGACGGAAAACTGCGGGTTGCATTCGTCGAGGACTTCGACGGACATCCGATCCAGTTCGCGGAACGGAAAACTACCAGCGGCCGTTCCGGGGCCGCGGCTGGCACACGGGACAGCTGTACGACGACCGGTTCATGA
- the mutM gene encoding bifunctional DNA-formamidopyrimidine glycosylase/DNA-(apurinic or apyrimidinic site) lyase gives MPELPEVEVVRRGLASWVRGRTITGVEVVDPRSVRRHAPGPADLVANLEGAVVADVVRRGKFLWLPLLESAPSPNGADDDVVPPFALMAHLGMSGQLLMEDSALPDEKHLKVRFTLSPAVDASGAAMPDELRFVDQRIFGGVFLTDLVPTPDGAPGGLSETGLPLVAQEAAHIARDPLDPAFSFDEFYRRLRGRKTGIKRALLDQGLISGVGNIYADESLWAARMHFARPTDTMRRADALRLVEAARDVMTRALAAGGTSFDSLYVNVNGASGYFSRFLNAYGREGLPCPRCEELGLHTLIRRDSFMNRSSYSCPVCQPRPRNGRW, from the coding sequence ATGCCTGAGCTTCCCGAAGTCGAGGTGGTCCGCCGCGGACTGGCGTCATGGGTCCGCGGCCGTACCATCACCGGCGTCGAAGTCGTGGATCCCCGGTCCGTGCGGCGCCATGCGCCCGGCCCGGCCGACCTCGTCGCCAACCTTGAAGGCGCGGTGGTGGCCGACGTCGTGCGCCGCGGCAAGTTCCTTTGGCTGCCGCTGCTCGAGTCGGCTCCTTCACCGAACGGTGCGGACGACGACGTCGTGCCCCCCTTTGCGCTGATGGCCCACCTCGGCATGAGCGGGCAGCTGCTGATGGAGGACTCGGCGCTTCCGGACGAGAAGCACCTGAAGGTCCGGTTCACGCTCAGTCCCGCCGTTGATGCCTCCGGTGCTGCGATGCCGGACGAGCTGCGTTTTGTGGACCAGCGGATCTTCGGCGGTGTGTTCCTCACCGATCTGGTGCCGACTCCCGACGGCGCTCCCGGCGGCCTGTCCGAAACCGGACTTCCGCTCGTGGCGCAGGAAGCCGCGCACATTGCGCGGGACCCCCTCGATCCGGCGTTTTCCTTTGACGAGTTCTACCGTCGGCTGCGGGGCAGGAAGACCGGGATCAAACGCGCCCTGCTGGACCAGGGACTGATTTCCGGGGTCGGAAACATTTATGCCGACGAGTCCCTGTGGGCGGCACGGATGCACTTTGCCCGCCCCACGGACACCATGCGACGGGCTGACGCGCTGCGGCTGGTCGAGGCCGCCCGGGACGTGATGACCCGTGCCCTGGCTGCGGGCGGCACCAGCTTCGACTCGCTGTACGTGAATGTGAACGGTGCCTCGGGGTATTTCTCCCGGTTCCTCAACGCCTATGGCCGCGAAGGGTTGCCCTGCCCGCGCTGCGAGGAACTGGGGTTGCATACCCTGATCCGGCGGGATTCGTTCATGAACCGGTCGTCGTACAGCTGTCCCGTGTGCCAGCCGCGGCCCCGGAACGGCCGCTGGTAG
- the rnc gene encoding ribonuclease III, with translation MKNTEELMKRLGVDIDAGTLRLALTHRSYAYEQGGIPTNERLEFLGDSILGFSVTDALYRDNPDLSEGELAKRRSAVVSTRALAGIARGLGLGEYILLGQGEKLTNGRDKSSILADTTEAIIGAVYLDHGIETARQMVMRLVGPLLSNAEALGAGTDWKTSIQEIAAGRKMGDIEYRVSGSGPDHSRSFVAVLHIGDKAYGTGVGHSKKEAEQEAAAASWKMINAKEADSAAAGS, from the coding sequence GTGAAGAATACTGAAGAGCTTATGAAGCGTCTCGGTGTCGATATCGACGCCGGGACGCTTCGTCTTGCACTCACGCACCGTTCCTACGCTTACGAGCAGGGCGGCATCCCCACGAACGAGCGCCTGGAATTCCTGGGTGACTCCATTCTGGGGTTCTCGGTAACCGATGCGCTCTACCGGGATAATCCTGATCTTTCCGAGGGCGAGCTGGCCAAGCGCCGCTCCGCCGTCGTGAGTACCCGTGCCCTCGCCGGCATTGCCCGCGGCCTGGGGCTGGGGGAGTACATCCTGCTGGGCCAGGGCGAAAAGCTGACCAACGGGCGCGACAAATCCTCCATCCTTGCGGACACCACCGAGGCAATCATCGGTGCCGTGTACCTGGATCACGGAATCGAAACCGCGCGGCAGATGGTGATGCGCCTTGTCGGGCCGCTGCTGTCCAATGCCGAGGCACTCGGTGCCGGCACGGACTGGAAGACCAGCATCCAGGAGATCGCTGCCGGCCGGAAAATGGGCGACATCGAATACCGGGTCTCCGGATCCGGTCCCGACCATTCCCGCAGCTTCGTTGCTGTCCTGCATATCGGTGACAAGGCCTACGGCACCGGTGTCGGCCACTCCAAGAAGGAAGCCGAGCAGGAAGCCGCCGCTGCCTCCTGGAAGATGATCAACGCCAAGGAAGCCGATTCCGCGGCTGCCGGTTCCTAG
- the rpmF gene encoding 50S ribosomal protein L32, with product MAVPKRKMSRANTRARRSQWKATAPNLVKTVENGRVTYSLPHQAKVVTDSAGTALFLEYKGRKVADV from the coding sequence GTGGCTGTTCCGAAGCGGAAAATGTCCCGCGCGAATACACGTGCACGCCGGTCCCAGTGGAAGGCGACCGCGCCCAACCTGGTGAAGACCGTGGAGAACGGCCGCGTCACCTATAGCCTGCCGCACCAGGCCAAGGTCGTAACCGACTCCGCCGGTACCGCGCTGTTCCTTGAATACAAGGGCCGCAAGGTCGCGGACGTCTAA
- a CDS encoding DUF177 domain-containing protein, translating to MAINVRDLGRSPGTMRTLHEHVPAPKDFGVALIGVPEGSGLELDLRLEAVHEGILVSGVVIAPVKGECGRCLKPLAYDQEVDVQELFYYEDAESFEEEDEEEQHRIERDVIDLEPVLRDAVVLTMPFQPVCREDCEGLCSECGARLEEDPGHHHEAVDPRWAALAGLTGTAAEDTAAPSTESDEREES from the coding sequence CTGGCTATCAACGTCAGGGACCTCGGGCGCAGCCCGGGAACGATGCGGACCTTGCATGAACATGTACCGGCACCGAAAGACTTCGGTGTTGCGCTTATCGGCGTTCCGGAAGGATCCGGCCTCGAGCTCGATCTGAGGTTGGAGGCCGTGCACGAAGGGATTCTGGTATCCGGCGTAGTAATCGCCCCCGTAAAGGGCGAATGCGGCCGCTGCCTGAAGCCACTCGCGTACGACCAAGAAGTCGATGTGCAGGAACTCTTCTACTACGAGGACGCTGAGTCCTTCGAAGAAGAAGATGAAGAAGAGCAACACCGGATCGAGCGAGATGTCATCGATCTTGAGCCGGTATTGCGGGACGCAGTGGTTCTTACCATGCCGTTCCAGCCGGTGTGCCGGGAAGACTGCGAAGGCCTTTGCTCCGAATGCGGAGCGCGCCTTGAGGAGGATCCGGGTCACCACCATGAAGCAGTGGATCCTCGCTGGGCAGCCCTCGCCGGGCTGACCGGCACGGCCGCAGAAGATACTGCGGCACCAAGTACAGAGTCAGACGAGAGAGAAGAGAGTTAG
- the coaD gene encoding pantetheine-phosphate adenylyltransferase — MRRAVCPGSFDPIHNGHVEVIARAATLFDEVIVAVSTNYAKKYRFSAEERLELAAETFEALSGVSVVPMGDGLLADFCREHGASAIVKGLRSVQDYQYELPMAVMNRQLTGVETVFLAAESSYTHLSSSLIKEVAALGGDVAGYVPPTVFKRLTAS, encoded by the coding sequence ATGCGACGCGCTGTATGCCCCGGTTCCTTTGATCCCATCCACAACGGCCACGTGGAGGTGATTGCCCGTGCGGCGACCCTCTTCGACGAAGTCATCGTGGCGGTGTCCACCAACTATGCGAAGAAGTACCGCTTCAGTGCCGAGGAACGCCTGGAACTCGCAGCGGAAACCTTTGAGGCTCTGAGCGGAGTCTCCGTGGTCCCCATGGGGGACGGGCTCCTGGCCGACTTCTGCCGGGAACACGGAGCCTCCGCGATCGTGAAGGGGCTGCGGTCCGTCCAGGACTACCAGTACGAACTGCCCATGGCCGTCATGAACAGGCAGCTCACCGGCGTCGAAACCGTCTTCCTGGCCGCGGAAAGCAGCTACACCCACCTGTCCTCGTCCCTGATCAAGGAAGTGGCGGCCCTGGGCGGCGACGTCGCCGGCTATGTTCCCCCAACGGTGTTCAAGCGCCTGACGGCAAGCTAG
- a CDS encoding aminotransferase class I/II-fold pyridoxal phosphate-dependent enzyme, translating to MSISTAASLLRARSGTGTAAAQPWQRTAAGANLLAADGNLGVTIFEEITALAGQHGAINLGQGFPDEDGPAVMLAAAREAIASGANQYAPGQGLPVLRNAVAAHQERFYGLHVDPDTEVIVSTGATEAIASSLLALTGPGDEVLTFEPFYDSYGAVIGLSGATHTTVALEAPHFLPADGALEAAFTDRTRVVLVNNPHNPTGAVLPREVLQQIVDLAAKHDAVIVTDEVYEHLTFGPVHIPVATLPGAAERTLTISSAGKTFSVTGWKIGWLTGPAPLVAAVRTVKTFLSYTSGTPFQSAVAVGLGLEDSYFTGAAAALQAKRDLLGSGLRAAGMEVLPSAGTYFVTADTSPLGITDATELARRLPELIGVAAIPVAVFCHAEGAQRTRSLLRFAFCKKTDVLDQASERLARLGGLL from the coding sequence ATGAGTATCAGCACAGCCGCGTCCCTGCTCCGCGCCCGGTCCGGCACCGGTACGGCCGCCGCCCAACCCTGGCAGCGGACCGCCGCGGGGGCCAACCTGCTCGCGGCCGACGGCAACCTCGGGGTGACCATTTTCGAGGAAATCACTGCCCTTGCCGGACAGCACGGAGCCATCAACCTCGGCCAGGGCTTTCCCGATGAAGACGGCCCGGCCGTAATGCTCGCCGCCGCACGGGAAGCCATTGCCTCCGGCGCCAACCAGTACGCCCCGGGACAGGGCCTGCCCGTCCTGCGCAACGCCGTCGCAGCGCACCAGGAGCGGTTCTACGGGCTGCACGTGGACCCGGACACCGAGGTGATCGTCAGCACCGGCGCCACGGAAGCCATTGCGTCGTCCCTGCTGGCCCTGACGGGTCCCGGAGACGAGGTGCTGACCTTCGAACCGTTCTACGATTCCTACGGCGCGGTCATCGGGCTCAGCGGCGCCACGCACACCACCGTCGCCCTCGAGGCACCGCATTTCCTCCCCGCCGACGGCGCCCTCGAAGCGGCGTTCACCGACCGCACTCGGGTGGTGCTGGTCAATAACCCGCACAACCCCACGGGCGCTGTCCTTCCCCGCGAGGTCCTGCAACAGATCGTGGACCTGGCAGCGAAGCACGACGCCGTGATCGTCACCGACGAGGTGTACGAACACCTGACCTTCGGGCCGGTGCACATTCCCGTTGCCACGCTGCCCGGTGCCGCGGAACGGACCCTGACCATTTCCTCGGCGGGCAAAACGTTTTCCGTGACCGGCTGGAAAATCGGCTGGCTTACGGGCCCGGCGCCGCTGGTGGCAGCGGTCCGCACCGTCAAAACCTTCCTGAGCTACACCTCCGGCACCCCCTTCCAGTCCGCGGTCGCCGTCGGCCTGGGACTGGAGGATTCCTACTTCACCGGAGCCGCCGCGGCACTGCAGGCGAAGCGGGACCTGCTCGGTTCCGGACTGCGGGCGGCCGGGATGGAAGTCCTGCCGTCCGCCGGAACGTACTTCGTTACCGCCGACACGTCGCCCCTGGGGATTACCGACGCCACGGAACTGGCCCGGCGGCTGCCGGAACTGATCGGTGTGGCGGCCATTCCGGTGGCCGTGTTCTGCCATGCGGAAGGAGCGCAGCGCACCCGGTCCCTGCTGAGGTTCGCCTTCTGCAAGAAAACGGACGTCCTGGACCAGGCCTCCGAGCGCCTCGCCCGGCTGGGCGGGCTGCTGTGA
- a CDS encoding spermidine synthase: protein MNASRLLRGIGAHATITEDGFTPGAFILSIGGAEQSHVDLARPQEIFYEYLRRIGNVLDLAAPDGEPLRALHLGAGALTLTRYLQATRPGSEQAAVELERELLDFVLAHLPLPEGTKLETVIGDARESLDRFAGRRFDAIVLDIFAGPDAPAHLATSDFYAELLALLSPAGVLLVNVGDDPPLAFARRQVREMQAALVTDGTETDSERTDGDVAALAQRDMFTGRYPGNIVLAATRFPWPAEWTQQLLAAGPHPAAVLTGEDLDRFAG from the coding sequence GTGAACGCGTCCCGGCTGCTGCGGGGCATCGGCGCCCACGCCACCATCACCGAAGACGGCTTCACCCCCGGTGCCTTCATCCTGAGCATCGGCGGCGCGGAGCAGTCCCACGTGGACCTGGCCCGCCCGCAGGAAATCTTCTACGAGTACCTGCGCCGGATAGGCAACGTCCTGGACCTGGCCGCACCGGACGGGGAGCCGCTGCGTGCACTGCATCTGGGTGCCGGAGCGCTGACCCTCACCCGTTACCTCCAGGCCACCCGCCCCGGGTCCGAGCAGGCGGCGGTGGAGCTGGAACGCGAACTGCTGGACTTCGTGCTGGCGCACCTTCCGCTGCCGGAGGGCACCAAGCTGGAGACCGTTATCGGGGACGCACGGGAATCACTGGACCGCTTTGCCGGCCGGCGTTTCGATGCCATTGTCCTGGACATCTTCGCCGGCCCCGATGCACCCGCGCACCTGGCGACGTCGGACTTCTACGCCGAGCTGCTTGCGTTGCTCTCCCCCGCCGGGGTGCTGCTGGTCAACGTCGGGGACGATCCGCCGCTGGCCTTCGCCCGCCGGCAGGTCCGCGAGATGCAGGCCGCACTGGTCACGGACGGCACGGAAACGGACTCTGAGCGCACGGACGGCGACGTGGCGGCGCTGGCGCAGCGGGACATGTTCACGGGGCGCTACCCCGGCAACATCGTGCTCGCGGCAACCCGGTTCCCCTGGCCCGCCGAGTGGACGCAGCAGCTCCTGGCTGCCGGTCCGCACCCGGCAGCGGTGCTTACGGGCGAGGACCTGGACCGCTTCGCGGGTTAG
- the rsmD gene encoding 16S rRNA (guanine(966)-N(2))-methyltransferase RsmD, producing MSRIIAGAAGGSSLYSVPGDGTRPTTDRVKEALFSRLESYGILQEARVLDLFAGSGALGVESASRGAAAVDLVELADKPAATCRQNAELVNKILGRTCVNVHRAKAETFLLRVPADVRWDVVFIDPPYAFTEAELATVLTPLAGHLAVGAVVVLERSTRSPEPVWPEGLERFSERKYGETTLWFAEPADDDAESDDAEAAQA from the coding sequence ATGAGCCGCATTATTGCCGGGGCTGCCGGCGGATCCTCCTTGTACAGCGTTCCGGGTGACGGAACGCGTCCCACCACGGACCGGGTGAAGGAAGCCCTCTTTTCCCGCCTCGAGTCCTACGGCATCCTGCAGGAAGCCCGCGTGCTGGATCTGTTTGCCGGGTCCGGTGCCCTGGGGGTGGAGAGCGCAAGCCGCGGCGCGGCCGCCGTCGACCTGGTGGAACTGGCCGACAAGCCCGCGGCCACCTGCCGGCAGAACGCGGAACTGGTCAACAAGATCCTGGGCCGGACCTGCGTCAACGTGCACCGGGCCAAGGCCGAAACCTTCCTGCTGCGGGTCCCGGCGGACGTGCGCTGGGACGTGGTGTTCATCGATCCGCCTTACGCGTTCACCGAAGCGGAGCTGGCTACGGTCCTTACCCCGCTGGCCGGGCACCTCGCAGTCGGAGCGGTTGTGGTGCTCGAGCGCTCCACGCGTTCCCCCGAGCCGGTCTGGCCCGAGGGCCTGGAGCGTTTCAGCGAGCGTAAATACGGTGAAACCACGCTGTGGTTCGCCGAACCCGCCGACGATGACGCAGAGTCCGACGACGCCGAGGCCGCGCAGGCCTAA
- a CDS encoding ATP-dependent DNA helicase RecG, which produces MDSRLPGELDFPLDRRIGKTTANAMEKQLGLKTVGDLLHHFPRRYLERGELTPIAEIPFDEDVTLIARVQSNNRRQMRARKGSIVEVVVTDDTDGSLGQLHLTFFNGFNAHKELTVGTRAMFSGKVGAYRGQLQLTNPSYALLDDDAVDEEEAKRPIPVYPASAKLASPTIEKSVSMLLDVLQAARLRDPIPEPIRRREHLPDITEAYQRIHRPATMEEAYAARHRFRYQEALVLQTALARRRALTAEEEATARPAVPGGLLDRFDASLPFTLTRGQAEIGRDLSAELGGDHPMNRLLQGEVGSGKTLVALRAMLQVIDAGGQAALLAPTEVLASQHYESISAMLGPLGRGGQLDGDPEGTRVALLTGSMSTAGRRAAMLDAAGGAAGIIIGTHALLSENVSFADLGLVVVDEQHRFGVEQRDVLRTKGHSTPHLLVMTATPIPRTVAMTVFGDLEVSTLTELPAGRAPISTYVSPLAEKPQWEQRIWARAREEIDAGRQVYVVCPKIGAKEEEPGTELDLFDEKEAAAGRERAQRQELTSVTELTEYLTTVPALAGKVIAPLHGRLDPNDKHETMAAFNRGGIDVLVSTTVIEVGVDVPNASLMVIMDADRFGISQLHQLRGRVGRGGLPGTCLLVTQLEPGHPSRERLEAVAATTDGFELSRKDLELRREGDILGASQSGGRSTLKLLRAVQDEKLIEKARADAVALVAEDPDLRDYPALDEAIEAYLNPEAEAFLERG; this is translated from the coding sequence ATGGACTCTAGGCTCCCCGGAGAACTCGACTTTCCGCTGGACCGCCGGATCGGCAAGACCACGGCCAACGCCATGGAGAAGCAGCTCGGCCTGAAGACCGTCGGCGATCTGCTCCACCATTTCCCGCGCCGGTACCTCGAGCGGGGCGAACTCACACCCATCGCCGAAATACCGTTCGACGAAGACGTCACCCTGATAGCCCGGGTGCAAAGCAACAACCGCCGGCAGATGCGGGCCCGCAAGGGATCAATCGTTGAAGTGGTGGTCACCGACGACACCGACGGCAGCCTCGGCCAGCTGCACCTGACGTTCTTCAACGGGTTCAACGCCCACAAGGAGCTCACCGTCGGCACCCGGGCCATGTTCTCCGGCAAGGTCGGTGCCTACCGCGGCCAGCTGCAGCTGACCAATCCCAGTTACGCGCTGCTGGATGATGACGCCGTGGATGAGGAGGAGGCCAAACGGCCTATCCCCGTCTACCCGGCCTCCGCCAAACTAGCCAGTCCCACCATTGAAAAGTCCGTGTCGATGCTGCTGGACGTGCTTCAGGCAGCCCGGCTGCGTGATCCGATCCCGGAGCCGATCCGCCGTCGGGAACACTTACCCGACATCACGGAGGCCTACCAGCGGATCCACCGGCCGGCCACCATGGAGGAGGCCTACGCCGCCCGGCACCGGTTCCGGTACCAGGAAGCCCTGGTCCTGCAGACCGCACTGGCCCGGCGTCGTGCCCTGACCGCCGAAGAGGAAGCCACCGCGCGTCCAGCAGTGCCCGGCGGCCTCCTGGACCGCTTTGACGCGTCCCTACCCTTCACCCTGACTCGCGGCCAGGCCGAAATCGGGCGCGACCTTTCCGCCGAACTGGGCGGGGACCATCCCATGAACCGCCTCCTGCAGGGCGAGGTGGGCTCGGGCAAGACCCTGGTGGCGCTGCGCGCCATGCTGCAGGTGATCGACGCCGGGGGACAGGCCGCGCTGCTGGCACCCACCGAAGTTCTGGCATCGCAGCACTACGAATCCATCAGCGCCATGCTGGGACCGCTGGGCCGCGGCGGCCAGCTCGACGGCGATCCGGAGGGCACCCGCGTGGCGCTGCTCACCGGGTCGATGAGCACCGCCGGGCGGCGGGCGGCCATGCTGGATGCTGCCGGCGGCGCCGCCGGAATCATCATCGGCACGCACGCACTGCTGTCCGAGAACGTCTCCTTTGCCGACCTCGGCCTGGTGGTGGTGGATGAACAGCACCGGTTCGGCGTCGAGCAGCGCGATGTCCTGCGCACCAAGGGGCACAGCACCCCGCACCTGCTGGTCATGACGGCCACCCCGATTCCCCGTACCGTGGCGATGACCGTCTTCGGTGACCTCGAGGTCTCCACCCTCACCGAGCTGCCGGCCGGGCGGGCCCCCATCTCCACCTACGTCTCACCGCTGGCCGAAAAGCCGCAGTGGGAGCAGCGGATCTGGGCCCGCGCCCGGGAAGAGATCGACGCCGGCCGTCAGGTGTACGTGGTCTGCCCCAAAATCGGAGCGAAAGAAGAGGAACCCGGTACGGAGCTGGACCTGTTCGACGAGAAGGAAGCAGCTGCCGGACGGGAGCGTGCCCAGCGGCAGGAGCTGACCTCCGTCACCGAGTTGACCGAATACCTCACCACCGTGCCGGCGCTCGCAGGGAAGGTCATTGCGCCGCTGCACGGACGGCTGGACCCGAACGACAAGCACGAGACCATGGCTGCCTTCAACCGCGGCGGCATTGACGTGCTGGTCTCCACCACCGTCATCGAAGTGGGGGTGGATGTGCCCAATGCCTCGCTGATGGTGATCATGGACGCGGACCGGTTCGGCATCTCCCAGCTGCACCAGCTGCGCGGCCGGGTGGGCCGCGGCGGGCTGCCCGGCACCTGCCTGCTCGTGACGCAGCTGGAACCGGGACATCCGAGCCGTGAGCGGCTGGAGGCCGTGGCGGCCACCACCGACGGTTTCGAACTGTCCCGCAAGGACCTGGAACTGCGCCGCGAAGGCGACATCCTCGGCGCCAGCCAGTCCGGCGGCCGCTCCACCCTGAAACTGCTGCGCGCCGTCCAGGACGAAAAGCTCATTGAAAAGGCACGTGCCGACGCCGTGGCCCTGGTGGCCGAGGATCCGGACCTGCGCGACTACCCGGCCCTGGATGAAGCCATCGAGGCCTACCTGAACCCCGAAGCCGAGGCGTTCCTGGAGCGCGGCTAA